The genomic DNA CCGATTTCGCTTCTGGCGGTCGGGTTGGTCCTGGCGACCTCCGCCGGGGTGGCGTTTGTGGCCCATGCGCTCTTGCCCGGTATCGGGTGGGCGGAGGCCATCGCGCTGGGTGCAATCGTCTCGCCGCCCGACGCCGTGTCTGCGACGGCCATTGGGAAACGGCTGAGAATCCCCCGCCGGATCGTCACGATCCTGGAGGGGGAAAGTCTGGTCAACGACGCCACGGCGCTGGTGTTGTATCGGGCGGCTGTGGGCGCCGCAATGAGCGGTTCATTTGCACTCGGCCATACGCTGTTCGAGTTCGTATTCGCCGCGCTGGTGGGAGTGGTCATCGGCATCGGGGTGGCCTGGCTCACGCGGTGGGCGCTCTGCGCGACGGACGACGGGTTTACGCAGATCGGCGTGACGTTGCTGGCGCCGTACATCGCCTGGGTGTGTGGGGAGTCGGTGCATGCCTCTGCGGTCCTGGCTTGTGTGGCGGGTGGGCTGTACCTTCGTCAGTCGTTCAGCGGCGCGGTGTCCCCGGCTACCAGATTGCAGGCGCGTGCGGTGTGGGATCTCCTGATCTTTATCTTGAATGGAGTCATTTTTATCCTGATCGGCCTGCAGTTGGGCGCGTTACGCGATTCGGTGCCGCCGGGCCAGTTCGGCCCGGTGCTCATTGCCGGGGCCTGGGTGAGCGCGACAGCTATCCTGGTTCGGCTTCTGTGGGTGCCGTTGGCCGCTCTCATCCCGCGATGGTTGAGCGCGAAATTACGTGCACGTGACCCCATGCCACCATGGTCGGGCCTGTTCCTCATTTCCTGGACCGGCATGCGCGGGATTGTGACTCTGGCTGCCGCATTGGCGTTGCCGGTGGCAACCAGCACCGGTGTGCCATTTCCATTTCGCGCTGAAATTATTCTGATCAGCTTCACCGTGATTCTTGCGACCCTGGTCCTGCAGGGCCTCTCGTTGCCGCCGATCATCAGGCTGTTGCACCTCAGAGAAGACGATGGGTTGGAACAGGAAGAAACGCTGGCACGGGAACATGCGGCGACGGCGGCCTTGAATCGGCTGGATCAAGTAGCCACGGAAAACTGGGTGTCGCTGGAGCAGGTGGAGCGGGTGCGCCTGCGGTATCTCCAACGGCTGGAGCGGCTCACCAAGGCCAGTCTGGCGGAGGAGACGACTTTGAGTTCGACCACCGAATCCGTCCAGCGCCTGCAATATGAAACGTTAACGGCTGAGCGCATGGCGCTGATCGATCTTCGAGATAACGGCACGATCAGCGACGAAGTCCTTCACCGCTTAGAGCAGGAACTCGATGTGGCCGCGCTCCACCTGGGCGTTGGAGAGCGACGTCCCGGCAGAACCCACAGGTGAGCAAGGTCTGTTTGGATGACTTCCTCTTGATCAGGAACACCGCGGGCGTAAAGGCGTGACAACCGGCCGCAACTCCTCTTCCCTCGTCGACTTCGCCACCTCGTTCCCTCGTTCATAGACCGGTGGTTGCGCGACTGCCACTTTCGTTCCCCCCTTCGCAGTAACACTTCAGAGGACTTTGCTCCCTTCCGGCGACTAATGGATAGTGCGCCCTCGGCAATAGGCAGGGGGTTCACTGAACACATGTGCTCGTGCCCGCTTCATGAGCCCGGGCACGGCGAGTAAGGAGTGTGAGGATGGCTGGCGCAAGGCGTTCGAAGGTCGTGATTGTTTTGTTCCTGGTTGGAGTGTTGTGTGGCATGGGGTGGGGACCCGCCCATGCTGAGGAAAGCGGTGCGAATCCAGACGCGAAAACGGAAGAGCCGCATTGGGTGATCTCTATTCGAGGAGGCGTGGCTCAGACGACTCAGGAGCATGTCTCCAATGCGGTCGCATCGTTGGGCGGCGCGGGCAGCCTCCAATTCCTCTATCAATTTTCTCCGTATTTTCGTTTTGGTCTGACCGTTGATGGCCAGCAGCAAGCAGTCGATGTGAAGAATGGCGCGGGCACGTTCGGTGATCTGTTGACCGTCGCCGTCATGCCGACGATCGAAATGTGTCCGTTTCAAACCACCACCGCGATTCCCTACCTCTCAGTCGGCCTTGGCATGAATTTCAACATGTTCTCTACGGCCACGCGGGTGCTTCCGCTGGATTACGGCAATACGTTTGCGGCGCGAATCGCAGGCGGACTCGACATTCCGTTGACGCCTCACTGGAGCCTCAATACGGAACTGGCGTGGCGGCTCAATAAGGGAGACTGGACGCAAATGGGTATGACCGGCCGGTTCGATGCCACGTCTGTCCTTGGCTTGGTCGGTATTCGATATATGTTCTGACGCTCGCTCCGGCGATCGTTCCGCAGGAATGCCGGATGTGCTTATCCCGCCTTGTTCTGCTGTCCTTCATCCGATTCTCTTTCGGCGACCTCCGCTGTCGGTGAGTCCACCGTACCGACAGCGGAAGCCACCCCGCTTGACGCGCGCGCCTGCTGCGGGTAGGTTCGCCCCATGTCGATTCGTATTACTCAGGCACAACCGTCCGATGCGCCGCTCATTGCCGGACTGGTCGGAGACTTGTTGCGGGAGATCATGGCGGCCATTGAGACGAGGGCGTTTGAGTTTTCTTTGACCGATACGGAGATTCGGGCTCGTGGCTGGGTGACTGATGGGAGCTATACCGTGCTCCTGGCCCATGAGGACGAGACAGCAGCGGGATTTCTGGCCTTATCCGAGTGTCGAGC from Nitrospira sp. ND1 includes the following:
- a CDS encoding Na+/H+ antiporter, translating into MESLHQLEVIIMLLAVVLALTTIAQKIRIPYPIFLVLGGLALGLVPGLPAVTLHPDLVFLVFLPPILWAAAYFTSLREFRQNLRPISLLAVGLVLATSAGVAFVAHALLPGIGWAEAIALGAIVSPPDAVSATAIGKRLRIPRRIVTILEGESLVNDATALVLYRAAVGAAMSGSFALGHTLFEFVFAALVGVVIGIGVAWLTRWALCATDDGFTQIGVTLLAPYIAWVCGESVHASAVLACVAGGLYLRQSFSGAVSPATRLQARAVWDLLIFILNGVIFILIGLQLGALRDSVPPGQFGPVLIAGAWVSATAILVRLLWVPLAALIPRWLSAKLRARDPMPPWSGLFLISWTGMRGIVTLAAALALPVATSTGVPFPFRAEIILISFTVILATLVLQGLSLPPIIRLLHLREDDGLEQEETLAREHAATAALNRLDQVATENWVSLEQVERVRLRYLQRLERLTKASLAEETTLSSTTESVQRLQYETLTAERMALIDLRDNGTISDEVLHRLEQELDVAALHLGVGERRPGRTHR